One window of Cohnella hashimotonis genomic DNA carries:
- a CDS encoding MFS transporter — MPDWKRNMYLLWCGLFINGMAATLSTPFYPLFLRQDLGVAQHVETWAGAAISISFLVSGLCAPFWGSLSDRFGSKPMLIRSGIGLGLAYFANIFVLDLISFLAVRVFQGVMAGFYPASMTLVGTNTPEKHVGYALGVMSTSTAAGSIIGPLAGGLISTWIGLRGCFILSGVLMVLSALIVIGVREANRRRDTVRTTIRQDLRQAAMTPMLLRIYGIIVVVTVSTYMLEPLLSLYVVELGADASDAMLSSGIAFSAVGLATVLTGAFWGRMGGRWGLGKTLIVGLVGGGIGSLLQLLVPGVAAFTGLRFGYGLFYAAVFPSLNALIVRFADSDFRGRAVSLSQSANMLGFVLGPLLGGIVGSAFGISLVFALTGGVLLGAAWFIQISRFDRAVVARTGRAAGKSANAANST; from the coding sequence TTGCCCGATTGGAAACGCAACATGTATCTGCTTTGGTGCGGCCTGTTTATCAACGGCATGGCGGCCACGCTATCCACGCCCTTTTACCCTTTGTTTCTGCGACAGGACCTTGGCGTAGCTCAACATGTCGAGACGTGGGCCGGCGCCGCGATCTCGATCAGCTTCCTGGTGAGCGGCTTATGCGCGCCGTTCTGGGGCTCGCTCTCGGATCGCTTCGGCAGCAAGCCGATGCTGATCCGTTCGGGAATCGGGCTTGGTCTCGCTTATTTCGCCAACATCTTCGTCTTAGATTTGATCTCGTTCCTGGCCGTTCGCGTCTTCCAAGGCGTGATGGCAGGCTTCTATCCGGCATCCATGACGCTGGTCGGGACCAATACGCCGGAGAAACATGTCGGCTACGCGCTTGGCGTCATGTCGACGTCCACAGCCGCAGGGAGCATCATCGGCCCGCTGGCAGGCGGCTTGATCAGTACATGGATCGGGTTGCGGGGATGCTTCATTCTCTCGGGCGTTCTCATGGTTCTGTCAGCCTTGATCGTCATCGGCGTTCGGGAGGCCAACCGACGGCGCGATACGGTCCGAACGACCATTCGGCAAGACTTGCGGCAGGCGGCGATGACGCCGATGCTGCTTCGTATTTACGGCATCATCGTTGTCGTCACGGTGTCAACCTACATGCTGGAGCCGCTGCTGTCACTCTATGTCGTCGAACTCGGCGCGGACGCAAGCGATGCCATGCTCAGCTCGGGGATCGCATTCTCCGCTGTAGGGCTGGCTACCGTATTGACCGGCGCTTTCTGGGGACGAATGGGCGGGCGCTGGGGTCTGGGGAAAACGCTAATCGTCGGCCTCGTAGGCGGCGGGATCGGCAGTCTGCTGCAACTGCTTGTTCCCGGCGTCGCGGCCTTCACCGGCTTGCGCTTTGGCTACGGTCTTTTTTATGCGGCCGTCTTCCCGTCGCTGAACGCGCTGATCGTGCGATTCGCCGACAGCGACTTCCGGGGTAGAGCCGTGAGCCTGAGCCAATCGGCGAACATGCTCGGCTTCGTGCTCGGCCCGCTGCTTGGCGGCATCGTGGGCAGCGCCTTTGGCATTTCGCTCGTCTTCGCGTTGACCGGGGGCGTCCTGCTTGGCGCGGCCTGGTTCATCCAGATTAGCCGATTCGATCGGGCCGTGGTTGCGCGAACGGGCAGGGCCGCAGGGAAGTCTGCGAATGCTGCCAATTCCACATAG
- a CDS encoding sialidase family protein, with product MKSKMRLALTLLLIGSLVGFSIPAYAYNLVGTWSSATVVKNDSAHNVEYGRMLKLSNGNWLSVYSVYLTNVQLEIARSTDNGRTWTPIGSISDPGRDVDNGMLAQLPNGDVLVGSRSVIWGTSYQLKVYKSTDLGATWSYLSTIDQNNGSPGSLSNPDKGMYEPHFYFLDNGNLAVMYANEKHVTENPSYSQIISQRVSTDYGVTWGNEIWVAWDPNNAAARPGMPVWTKMNNGQYMVVFEVCGTDNCNIHYKTSMDGTTWSSGIGRTIPGQYSAPFLLSLPDGQLAVTSNSGNLSFSDDYGTSWYLNGPAPWTPFGKAWSSLYMTGPNEIAAMTSVDQGNYRSNVQLKFGTFVSKGYVKNAGFEENTGQTPNGWNVSGPNPSANFVETSGVPGGSQNGAYHNAMWSATPYEAYVCQTVDHLSNGSYNVSAWTESTGGLAISQMEIGNYGSSVNVPIPTGTSSYQQINSGHINVTTGSVNICFHAKSTRGNQWIRIDDVSLQKNQGFESNDISGWYVAGANPDFNFPESYGGSHSGSYHGAMWSASPFETWIYKDFDHVPNGAHTITAWTESTGGLAINRMEVSEYGGAVNVSVPTGTSSYQQISSGTINVTTGKVRVAFHVKSTTGNQWTRIDDVSLN from the coding sequence ATGAAATCAAAAATGCGATTGGCGCTTACTTTGCTGTTGATCGGTTCGCTTGTCGGCTTCTCCATACCGGCTTACGCCTACAATTTGGTCGGGACCTGGAGCTCCGCAACGGTCGTGAAGAACGATTCCGCGCACAATGTAGAGTACGGCAGGATGCTAAAGCTGTCCAACGGCAATTGGTTGTCGGTTTATTCCGTCTATTTAACGAACGTTCAGCTTGAAATCGCCAGAAGCACCGACAACGGCCGCACATGGACGCCGATCGGCAGCATATCGGATCCCGGTCGGGATGTGGACAACGGCATGCTTGCACAGTTGCCGAACGGCGACGTGCTTGTCGGCTCGCGATCGGTCATATGGGGGACCTCCTACCAGCTTAAGGTTTATAAAAGCACGGACTTGGGCGCTACCTGGAGCTACTTAAGCACGATCGATCAAAACAACGGATCGCCCGGCAGCCTGAGCAATCCGGATAAAGGAATGTACGAACCGCATTTTTATTTCCTCGATAACGGGAATCTCGCAGTCATGTATGCGAATGAAAAACATGTAACGGAAAACCCCTCCTACAGTCAAATCATATCCCAGCGGGTGTCGACGGATTACGGCGTCACCTGGGGCAACGAAATTTGGGTCGCGTGGGATCCTAACAACGCGGCCGCAAGACCCGGCATGCCCGTGTGGACCAAGATGAACAATGGACAGTATATGGTCGTCTTTGAAGTATGCGGGACCGACAATTGCAACATTCATTACAAAACCTCGATGGATGGAACGACCTGGTCAAGCGGGATCGGCAGAACGATCCCGGGCCAATACTCGGCGCCCTTCCTGCTCTCGTTGCCCGACGGTCAGCTTGCCGTTACTTCCAACAGCGGAAATCTTTCCTTCAGCGACGACTACGGCACTTCGTGGTATTTGAACGGACCCGCGCCCTGGACCCCGTTCGGCAAGGCCTGGAGCAGCCTTTATATGACGGGCCCCAATGAGATCGCCGCCATGACGAGCGTGGACCAGGGAAACTATCGAAGCAACGTTCAGTTGAAATTCGGCACGTTCGTCAGTAAAGGTTATGTGAAAAACGCCGGATTCGAGGAAAACACCGGTCAAACGCCAAATGGCTGGAATGTGTCCGGTCCCAACCCTTCGGCTAACTTCGTCGAGACGTCAGGCGTGCCGGGCGGCAGCCAAAATGGCGCTTATCATAACGCCATGTGGAGCGCAACGCCTTATGAAGCGTATGTATGCCAAACCGTCGATCATTTGTCGAACGGCAGCTACAACGTGAGCGCCTGGACGGAATCGACCGGCGGATTGGCCATTTCCCAGATGGAGATCGGCAACTACGGCAGCTCCGTTAACGTACCGATACCGACCGGTACTTCAAGCTACCAGCAAATCAACTCGGGCCATATAAACGTGACGACGGGAAGCGTGAATATATGCTTTCACGCCAAATCGACGAGAGGCAATCAGTGGATCCGAATCGACGACGTGAGCCTTCAAAAAAACCAGGGCTTTGAATCGAACGACATCAGCGGCTGGTACGTGGCCGGTGCGAATCCCGATTTCAATTTCCCCGAATCGTACGGAGGCAGCCACAGCGGCTCGTATCACGGTGCGATGTGGAGCGCGTCGCCTTTCGAAACCTGGATTTACAAGGACTTCGATCATGTGCCGAATGGCGCCCATACGATCACCGCCTGGACGGAATCGACGGGCGGCCTGGCTATTAACCGGATGGAGGTCAGCGAATACGGTGGCGCCGTGAACGTCTCCGTTCCGACGGGTACTTCCAGCTACCAGCAGATCAGTAGCGGGACGATTAACGTAACGACGGGTAAAGTGCGCGTAGCCTTCCATGTTAAATCTACGACCGGCAACCAATGGACCCGAATCGACGATGTATCGTTGAATTAA
- a CDS encoding response regulator, translated as MYRIIIADDETAIRQGIRKILQRFAPQWELVAEAEDGEAAMREIVRLQPDLVILDYRMPGLTGIECCERIAAESPQIHRILLTAYQEFQLAKQAIDHGVAAFITKPLDRGELLRTLDKVAQAIEHERGERARLDALQQSLQKAAPLAEKLYYRHFLFGQDDQELAQLLVEAGYPPLHDRDGHDLIVLAVSPDWIEPQRFRPSDEELFRYALTKFVEEWCAQDPRCYVLQDHIGQVVVLMSRTAGDSAFAPEARGRAAALKQAIEQSFRRAATVGMSGLYPFAAASDAYRDASLAVTYRLVCGGGQLLSLPELRADKKMNLSSGPAEQIELSLEQLLLGNGEEALAIFERLAGADLMLPVELRRMTTHYLLRLGAQLRLMDLDLSAISGRSLEDCLQAAESAVTRDSLMGMIGTLLRLLAQTIAQEQSGQDAPLLQRVQQYVSESLAEGVSLQSVADRFGMNASYFSRRFKYETGRNFVVFLKECRMERAKTLIEQSERSLQEISELIGYADLKHFYRVFKEYTSYSPTEYKRRHGF; from the coding sequence ATGTATCGCATTATCATCGCGGATGACGAAACCGCGATTCGTCAAGGTATCCGCAAAATTTTGCAGCGCTTCGCGCCGCAGTGGGAGCTTGTCGCCGAAGCCGAGGATGGCGAGGCCGCCATGCGGGAGATCGTCCGGCTCCAGCCCGATCTCGTTATCCTCGACTATCGGATGCCCGGGCTGACCGGCATCGAATGCTGCGAACGGATCGCGGCGGAGTCGCCGCAGATCCACCGGATCTTGCTGACCGCCTATCAGGAGTTCCAGCTCGCCAAGCAGGCGATCGACCATGGCGTCGCTGCGTTCATCACCAAGCCGCTCGACCGCGGCGAGCTGCTGCGGACGCTGGACAAGGTCGCGCAAGCGATCGAGCACGAGCGCGGCGAGCGGGCCAGACTGGACGCGCTGCAGCAGTCGCTCCAAAAAGCCGCGCCGCTGGCGGAAAAACTGTATTACCGGCATTTCCTCTTCGGACAGGACGATCAGGAGCTTGCCCAGCTGCTCGTCGAAGCCGGTTACCCGCCCCTGCACGACCGCGACGGGCACGATCTGATCGTCCTGGCCGTCAGTCCCGACTGGATCGAGCCGCAGCGCTTCCGCCCGTCCGACGAGGAGCTGTTCCGTTATGCGCTGACCAAGTTCGTCGAGGAATGGTGCGCCCAAGACCCGCGCTGCTACGTGCTGCAGGATCATATCGGCCAGGTCGTCGTCCTGATGAGCCGGACGGCCGGCGATTCGGCGTTCGCCCCGGAAGCCCGCGGCCGGGCCGCTGCGCTCAAGCAGGCGATCGAGCAGAGCTTCCGCCGCGCCGCGACCGTCGGCATGAGCGGGCTGTATCCCTTCGCCGCTGCCTCCGACGCCTACCGGGACGCCTCGCTCGCCGTCACCTACCGGCTCGTCTGCGGCGGCGGACAGCTGCTGTCGCTGCCGGAGCTGCGCGCCGACAAAAAAATGAATTTGTCTTCGGGCCCGGCGGAGCAGATCGAGCTGTCCTTGGAGCAGCTGCTGCTCGGCAACGGCGAAGAAGCGCTGGCGATTTTCGAACGGCTCGCCGGCGCCGACCTGATGCTGCCGGTCGAGCTGCGCAGGATGACGACCCATTATTTGCTGCGGCTCGGCGCGCAGTTGCGGCTGATGGACCTGGATCTATCCGCCATCAGCGGCAGATCGCTGGAGGACTGTCTGCAGGCGGCGGAGTCGGCGGTGACGCGCGATTCGCTGATGGGCATGATCGGCACGCTGCTGCGCCTCCTCGCACAGACGATCGCTCAGGAGCAGAGCGGGCAGGACGCCCCGCTGCTGCAGCGGGTCCAGCAATACGTGTCGGAATCGCTGGCCGAAGGCGTCAGCCTGCAGTCGGTCGCCGACCGCTTCGGGATGAACGCCAGTTACTTCAGCCGCCGTTTCAAATACGAGACGGGACGGAATTTCGTCGTGTTCCTCAAGGAGTGCCGCATGGAGCGGGCCAAGACGCTGATCGAGCAGAGCGAGCGCAGTCTTCAGGAGATCAGCGAGCTGATCGGCTACGCCGACCTCAAGCATTTCTACCGGGTATTCAAGGAATACACCTCGTACTCCCCCACCGAGTACAAGCGGCGTCACGGCTTCTAA
- a CDS encoding carbohydrate ABC transporter permease yields the protein MTGKAKLKTALTGYAFILPTFVFLIWFTYYPVYQALIGAFTDWDGFNAPRYIGLDNFVRLMSDEVLRQSTINALIWVVLSIVLAVVPPFLVAELIFQLKRERAQYIYRTLFVLPIVIPGIVTILLWRFLYQGEGAINQLLELIGLGSLQQLWLGDPNIALYSIILMGFPWISAFNLLIFYSGLQNISTEVLEAAKLEGATGWKRVWRIDIPSSFPQLRLIIILTLIGSLQNIVPPLIMTNGGPGYSTYVPILHMYNVSTVNGEFGYGMSIALVMFVVILLLTLVNMKLVKSES from the coding sequence ATGACCGGAAAAGCCAAGCTGAAAACCGCGCTGACCGGATACGCCTTTATACTGCCGACGTTTGTTTTCTTGATCTGGTTCACCTATTATCCGGTCTATCAGGCGCTGATCGGCGCCTTCACCGATTGGGACGGCTTCAATGCGCCGCGCTATATCGGTCTGGACAACTTCGTTCGCCTGATGAGCGACGAGGTGCTGCGGCAATCTACGATCAACGCTTTGATCTGGGTCGTCCTGTCGATCGTACTGGCCGTCGTACCGCCCTTTCTTGTCGCGGAGCTGATCTTCCAGTTGAAGCGCGAGCGCGCGCAGTACATTTATCGGACGCTGTTCGTCTTGCCGATCGTCATTCCCGGCATCGTCACCATTTTGCTATGGCGGTTTTTGTATCAGGGAGAGGGCGCCATCAACCAACTGCTGGAGCTGATCGGTCTCGGCTCGCTGCAGCAGCTGTGGCTCGGCGATCCCAATATCGCGCTTTATTCAATCATTCTGATGGGCTTCCCGTGGATTAGTGCGTTTAATCTTCTTATCTTCTACTCCGGCCTGCAGAACATCTCCACCGAAGTGCTGGAGGCCGCCAAGCTGGAAGGCGCGACGGGCTGGAAGCGCGTATGGCGGATCGACATCCCCTCCTCCTTCCCGCAGCTGCGGCTGATCATCATCCTGACACTGATCGGCAGCCTCCAAAACATCGTTCCTCCGCTCATCATGACGAACGGGGGGCCTGGCTACTCCACTTACGTGCCGATTTTGCATATGTACAACGTCTCTACCGTCAACGGCGAGTTCGGGTACGGCATGTCGATCGCGCTGGTCATGTTTGTCGTCATCCTGCTGTTGACGCTGGTCAACATGAAGCTGGTCAAATCCGAATCCTGA
- a CDS encoding carbohydrate ABC transporter permease has protein sequence MRVHRLPGAGQLLLLLLLVFNLLPIYFILENSVKSPLEFASSTLSFPKALQWSNYGAAWDKVGPSLYHTSIIIAASVVAIVAFSAMSAYSFSKLRFPLKNTLFLLVFGLLLIPGFLTLIPLYLQIKKLGLSDSYLALILPYIAGGQAFSIFVLKTFFEQLPDEIFEAARIDGAGNIRIFSTIVLPLSVPICTTVAIINITSLWNDYLLPSLLLNRAHQTITMALVAFEAAAGNYGLSDYGGMMAAYLIAAVPLLLLFSLLMRNFVEGISSGSIKM, from the coding sequence ATGCGCGTACACCGCCTCCCGGGAGCGGGGCAACTTTTGCTGTTGCTGCTGCTTGTGTTCAATCTGCTGCCCATTTACTTCATTCTCGAAAACTCCGTCAAATCGCCGCTCGAATTCGCGTCCAGCACGCTGTCCTTCCCGAAGGCGCTGCAATGGAGCAATTACGGCGCGGCCTGGGACAAAGTCGGCCCGTCACTGTACCATACGTCCATCATCATCGCGGCCAGCGTCGTGGCCATCGTCGCCTTTTCCGCCATGAGCGCCTACTCGTTTTCCAAGCTTCGCTTCCCGCTCAAAAACACGCTGTTTCTGCTCGTATTCGGGCTTCTGCTGATTCCGGGCTTTCTGACGCTCATTCCGCTTTATTTGCAGATCAAAAAGCTGGGCCTAAGCGACAGCTATCTGGCGCTTATCCTGCCGTATATCGCCGGTGGACAGGCGTTCAGCATTTTTGTCCTCAAGACGTTTTTCGAGCAGCTGCCGGACGAGATCTTCGAGGCGGCCCGCATCGACGGCGCGGGCAACATCCGCATCTTCTCGACGATCGTGCTGCCGCTGTCCGTCCCGATCTGCACGACGGTCGCCATCATCAATATTACCAGCCTGTGGAACGACTACCTGCTGCCTTCGCTGCTGCTAAACCGCGCTCACCAGACGATCACGATGGCGCTCGTCGCGTTCGAAGCCGCCGCCGGCAACTACGGCCTGAGCGACTACGGCGGCATGATGGCCGCCTACCTGATCGCGGCCGTCCCGCTGCTGCTGCTGTTCTCGCTATTGATGCGCAACTTCGTCGAAGGCATCTCCAGCGGGTCGATTAAGATGTAA
- a CDS encoding ABC transporter substrate-binding protein translates to MITNKLAKSSAALIALGLVLSACGGNNAEEGQSASSAPASSGTASGTAGGASGAANGWKGTITMYAQVYTPNSKNIAGLKQQKALQEVASEYEAAHPGIKIEFVDEEFKDYTQTVRVKAAAGEMFDVFWGQWAELNNTFPKGIAEDLTPYFSQPNPYIPGKATWGEAMNATVVSETKSPDGKSYNINGDYVATAFFYNKDLFAKAGISQPPASWSELIETTKKLKDAGITAMSQAPDYDWFQRHFLSDFYAKEFEQIAGFDQSPGVSSLDQSVAVAKGMLNTSDPRFMGWWPMFKSLTDNWKPDYLSSEPGVVGSNARNDFLAGKTAIFYDGSWLPENAKDAKVSFELGSFNFPVLTQADTPYTTGTDVSGAVGGPNAAFQFAVATKQANASMKEAGKQAAVIDLLQFVGTPKNVERIVNEHGTFVPTWPDTKPAESMAELANQASNELKALGVGGSSPNLNKNMQRIFGLYLSGNIDIAKATSDVKKELDGAIKEYQSKNSVDLGKY, encoded by the coding sequence ATGATAACGAACAAACTCGCCAAAAGCTCCGCAGCCCTGATCGCGCTCGGTCTCGTGCTTAGCGCTTGCGGCGGCAACAACGCCGAAGAAGGGCAGTCCGCTTCGTCGGCGCCGGCATCCAGCGGCACAGCCAGCGGCACGGCCGGTGGCGCGTCCGGCGCTGCGAATGGCTGGAAGGGCACGATCACGATGTACGCCCAGGTGTACACGCCCAACTCCAAAAATATCGCCGGTTTGAAGCAGCAGAAGGCATTGCAGGAAGTCGCCAGCGAATACGAGGCCGCGCATCCCGGCATCAAGATCGAATTCGTCGACGAAGAATTCAAGGACTACACGCAGACCGTGCGGGTCAAAGCGGCCGCCGGCGAGATGTTCGACGTCTTCTGGGGCCAATGGGCGGAATTGAACAATACGTTCCCCAAGGGGATCGCGGAGGACCTGACCCCCTACTTCAGCCAGCCGAACCCGTATATTCCCGGCAAAGCCACCTGGGGCGAGGCGATGAACGCCACCGTCGTGAGCGAGACGAAGTCGCCGGACGGCAAGAGCTACAACATCAACGGCGACTATGTCGCGACCGCGTTTTTCTATAACAAGGACCTGTTCGCGAAAGCGGGCATCTCCCAGCCGCCTGCCAGCTGGTCGGAGCTGATCGAGACAACCAAGAAGCTGAAGGACGCCGGCATTACGGCAATGTCGCAAGCGCCTGACTACGACTGGTTCCAGCGGCACTTCCTGTCGGACTTCTACGCCAAGGAATTCGAGCAGATCGCCGGCTTCGATCAAAGTCCCGGCGTCTCCTCGCTCGATCAGAGCGTAGCCGTCGCCAAGGGCATGCTGAACACGTCCGACCCGCGGTTCATGGGCTGGTGGCCGATGTTCAAATCGTTGACCGACAACTGGAAGCCCGACTATCTGTCGTCCGAACCCGGCGTCGTCGGCAGCAACGCCCGCAACGACTTCCTCGCCGGCAAAACTGCGATTTTCTACGACGGCAGCTGGCTCCCGGAAAACGCGAAAGACGCCAAAGTCAGCTTCGAGCTTGGCTCCTTCAACTTCCCGGTGCTGACGCAGGCGGACACGCCGTATACGACGGGCACCGACGTCTCCGGCGCGGTCGGCGGTCCCAACGCAGCCTTCCAATTCGCCGTCGCGACCAAGCAAGCCAACGCCTCGATGAAGGAGGCCGGCAAGCAAGCCGCCGTCATCGACTTGCTGCAATTCGTCGGCACGCCGAAAAACGTCGAGCGCATCGTCAACGAACACGGCACCTTCGTACCGACCTGGCCGGATACGAAGCCTGCTGAGAGCATGGCCGAGCTCGCCAATCAGGCGTCCAATGAATTGAAGGCGCTCGGCGTCGGCGGCTCATCGCCGAACCTGAACAAAAACATGCAGCGAATTTTCGGCCTCTACCTGAGCGGCAATATCGACATCGCCAAAGCGACCTCGGACGTGAAAAAAGAGCTGGACGGGGCGATCAAGGAATATCAATCCAAAAACAGCGTCGATCTCGGAAAATACTAA
- a CDS encoding LLM class flavin-dependent oxidoreductase — protein MANRRQIKFGAALHGVGGNVSGWRHPKIQADASVNFELYKSWTRKAEEGKLDFIFIADGLFINEKSIPHFLNRFEPIALLSALASQSTNIGLVGTLSTTYSEPFTVARQFGTIDKISGGRAGWNIVTSPLEGTSANFNNKAHPEHDERYEIAAEYLEVMRGLWDSWEDDAFVRDKETGVFFDPEKLHTLNHSGRYFSVQGPLNIARSPQGQPVIFQAGSSEVGKNFASKEADAIFTGHETIEDAVSFYNDIKERARAFGRSPDEVLVFPGIGPIVGETEADAERKYREIAELVTVEKALEHLGRFFEHHDFSQYPLDELFPDIGELGRNSFQSGTDKIKADAKANGWTLREVALRAATRRSEFIGTPAQVADRIQQWFEGGAADGFILFEAVPGGLEDFVDLVVPILQERGLFRTEYESDTLRGNLGLPFRENRYVKERAGIGS, from the coding sequence ATGGCGAATCGCAGGCAGATCAAGTTCGGCGCGGCGCTTCACGGCGTGGGCGGCAATGTAAGCGGGTGGAGGCATCCCAAGATTCAAGCGGACGCAAGCGTCAACTTCGAACTGTACAAGAGCTGGACGCGCAAAGCCGAGGAGGGCAAGCTCGATTTTATTTTTATTGCGGACGGCTTGTTCATCAATGAGAAATCGATTCCTCATTTCCTCAATCGCTTCGAACCGATCGCGTTGCTGAGTGCGCTCGCTTCCCAGAGCACTAACATCGGACTTGTCGGGACGTTGTCGACGACCTACAGCGAGCCGTTCACGGTCGCGCGCCAATTCGGTACGATCGACAAGATCAGCGGCGGCAGGGCTGGCTGGAATATCGTTACCTCTCCGCTCGAGGGGACGTCCGCCAACTTCAACAATAAAGCGCATCCCGAGCACGACGAGCGGTACGAGATCGCGGCGGAATATTTGGAAGTTATGAGAGGCCTGTGGGACTCCTGGGAGGACGACGCCTTCGTTCGCGACAAGGAGACCGGCGTCTTCTTCGATCCGGAGAAGCTGCACACGCTGAATCACTCGGGCCGGTACTTCTCCGTCCAGGGGCCGCTTAACATCGCGCGTTCTCCGCAAGGACAGCCGGTGATCTTCCAGGCAGGATCGTCGGAGGTCGGCAAGAACTTCGCCTCGAAGGAAGCGGACGCCATCTTCACCGGACACGAGACGATCGAGGATGCGGTCTCCTTCTATAATGACATCAAAGAACGCGCGCGCGCGTTCGGCCGTTCTCCGGATGAAGTGCTCGTGTTCCCGGGCATCGGACCGATAGTGGGCGAGACGGAAGCCGACGCCGAACGGAAGTACCGGGAGATCGCCGAGCTTGTCACCGTCGAAAAGGCGCTGGAGCATCTCGGCCGGTTTTTCGAGCACCACGACTTCAGTCAGTATCCGCTGGACGAGCTGTTCCCGGATATCGGAGAGCTGGGGCGCAACAGCTTCCAGAGCGGTACCGACAAAATTAAGGCGGATGCCAAGGCCAATGGCTGGACGCTGCGCGAGGTCGCACTGCGTGCGGCAACGCGGCGGAGCGAATTCATTGGGACGCCCGCGCAGGTGGCGGACCGGATTCAGCAATGGTTCGAAGGTGGCGCGGCGGACGGATTCATTTTGTTCGAAGCCGTTCCCGGCGGGCTGGAAGACTTCGTTGACCTGGTCGTTCCGATCTTGCAGGAGCGCGGCTTGTTCCGCACGGAATACGAGAGCGACACGCTACGCGGCAATCTCGGCCTGCCCTTCCGGGAAAACCGGTATGTGAAGGAGCGCGCCGGTATCGGAAGCTGA